The Nocardioides humi genome includes a region encoding these proteins:
- a CDS encoding type II secretion system F family protein yields the protein MTGAGTVTVVAAVAVTVAGGIVLLAPARQRLAGPADRDGGRPARGRLLPAVVVAAVVAMAGRGSPQGVVLPLLAVALGAAVVRGLAARRRDRAAAEVRRRVVDLCDALRSELAAGQTAAGALDRAAAEWPLVAPAARAARTGGDVVAALRGLAATPGGDALRVVAAAWQVAHRTGHGLADTLGRVASDLRAAERTRRVVGGELASARATARLLAGLPVLALVMGSGAGADPLRFLLGHPAGLACLAGGLAAGYAGLAWIEALARDVDRHG from the coding sequence ATGACCGGCGCTGGGACGGTCACCGTCGTGGCCGCCGTGGCGGTCACCGTCGCCGGAGGCATCGTGCTGCTGGCTCCCGCGCGGCAGCGGCTCGCCGGGCCGGCGGACCGGGACGGCGGCCGGCCCGCTCGGGGACGGCTCCTGCCGGCCGTGGTCGTGGCGGCCGTGGTGGCCATGGCGGGTCGCGGCTCCCCGCAGGGGGTGGTGCTGCCGCTCCTCGCGGTCGCCCTCGGCGCCGCGGTGGTCCGCGGTCTCGCCGCGCGGCGCCGGGACCGCGCGGCGGCGGAGGTGCGCCGTCGCGTCGTCGACCTCTGCGACGCGCTGCGGTCCGAGCTCGCCGCCGGCCAGACCGCAGCCGGTGCGCTCGACCGCGCCGCGGCCGAGTGGCCGCTCGTCGCACCCGCCGCCCGGGCCGCCCGCACCGGCGGCGACGTGGTCGCCGCGCTCCGCGGGCTCGCCGCGACGCCGGGCGGCGACGCCCTGCGCGTGGTCGCCGCGGCCTGGCAGGTCGCGCACCGGACGGGGCACGGCCTGGCCGACACCCTGGGCCGGGTCGCGTCCGACCTGCGCGCCGCCGAGCGCACCCGCCGGGTCGTCGGCGGCGAGCTCGCGTCCGCCCGCGCCACCGCCCGCCTCCTCGCGGGCCTGCCGGTGCTCGCGCTGGTGATGGGATCCGGCGCCGGTGCCGATCCGCTGCGGTTCCTGCTCGGCCACCCGGCCGGACTCGCCTGCCTGGCCGGCGGTCTCGCCGCCGGGTACGCCGGGCTCGCCTGGATCGAGGCGCTGGCGCGGGACGTCGACCGCCATGGCTGA
- a CDS encoding type II secretion system F family protein, whose product MADVLLVGLLVAGAVLVGSGAGTRWIPGPDRSARASGPGSGSDDDGLLRRGRALWALLAGGGAAVLLGGPLALPAGAAAAGAVWVVAGRLEPRTVRQHREEVRRDLPHVVTLLAAGLRAGQAPGEAIELVCRALPGAASARLATVAARLRLGGDAATIWGRLADDPDLGPLGRTLGRAHRTGAPVVAAVEGLADELGSRARAEVEDRARAVGVRAAVPLGVCLLPSFLLLGIVPLAVSLAGSIVAGQ is encoded by the coding sequence ATGGCTGACGTGCTCCTGGTCGGCCTGCTCGTGGCCGGCGCGGTGCTGGTGGGTTCCGGGGCCGGGACGCGCTGGATCCCCGGTCCGGACCGGTCTGCCCGCGCGTCGGGCCCGGGCTCGGGCTCGGACGACGACGGGCTGCTGCGTCGCGGCCGGGCCCTCTGGGCCCTCCTCGCGGGCGGCGGCGCCGCGGTCCTGCTCGGCGGTCCGCTCGCGCTGCCCGCAGGCGCCGCCGCGGCCGGTGCCGTGTGGGTGGTCGCCGGGCGGCTGGAGCCGCGGACGGTGCGGCAGCACCGCGAGGAGGTACGCCGCGACCTGCCGCACGTCGTCACCCTGCTCGCCGCCGGCCTGCGGGCGGGCCAGGCGCCGGGCGAGGCGATCGAGCTGGTCTGCCGCGCCCTCCCCGGTGCCGCCTCCGCCCGGCTCGCCACCGTGGCCGCGCGGCTCCGCCTCGGCGGCGACGCCGCCACGATCTGGGGCCGGCTCGCCGACGACCCGGACCTCGGACCGCTCGGCCGGACCCTCGGGCGGGCGCACCGCACCGGGGCACCGGTGGTCGCGGCCGTCGAGGGACTCGCCGACGAGCTCGGGTCCCGCGCCCGGGCGGAGGTCGAGGACCGGGCGCGGGCGGTCGGGGTGCGTGCCGCCGTACCGCTGGGGGTGTGCCTGCTCCCGTCCTTCCTGCTGCTCGGGATCGTGCCGCTGGCGGTCTCGCTCGCGGGGAGCATCGTGGCCGGGCAGTGA
- a CDS encoding DUF4244 domain-containing protein has translation MALRTSRRDERGVTTAEYAVATAAGAGFAGLLYKLLSGGFGDKLIKTLFDHVLGLLGLR, from the coding sequence TTGGCACTGCGCACCTCACGCCGCGACGAGCGGGGCGTCACCACAGCGGAGTACGCCGTCGCGACCGCCGCCGGCGCCGGCTTCGCCGGACTGCTCTACAAGCTGCTCAGCGGCGGATTCGGCGACAAGCTCATCAAGACCCTGTTCGACCATGTCCTCGGCCTGCTCGGGCTGCGCTGA
- a CDS encoding TadE family type IV pilus minor pilin produces the protein MTAELALALPVLLALTAGLVWLLAVAVAQVRTVDAAREAARAVARGDDTARAVALGERVAPDGVRLSVTRSGDRVVVRARGRISGPGGLLRAIPGATLAAEAVATAEQEGGDRR, from the coding sequence GTGACGGCCGAGCTGGCGCTCGCGCTGCCGGTGCTGCTCGCCCTCACCGCGGGCCTGGTGTGGCTGCTCGCGGTCGCCGTGGCGCAGGTCCGGACCGTCGACGCGGCCCGCGAGGCCGCGCGGGCCGTCGCCCGCGGCGACGACACCGCCCGCGCCGTGGCCCTCGGCGAGCGGGTCGCCCCGGACGGCGTCCGCCTGTCCGTCACCCGCTCGGGCGACCGTGTCGTCGTCCGCGCCCGCGGCCGGATCAGCGGACCCGGCGGGCTGCTCCGGGCCATCCCCGGTGCGACCCTCGCCGCCGAGGCGGTCGCGACCGCCGAGCAGGAAGGAGGCGATCGACGGTGA
- a CDS encoding Rv3654c family TadE-like protein, producing MSRIAADRGAATVLAVALAGVLLLVGAATGLVGALLVAHRRAQAAADLSALAAATSLAGRVAHPGRDPCTEATDVAAANGAALVSCRIDGREVVVEVRVTGPRWLGQDQDLVAAARAGPG from the coding sequence GTGAGCCGGATCGCGGCCGACCGCGGCGCCGCAACTGTCCTCGCCGTGGCGCTGGCGGGCGTGCTGCTGCTCGTCGGCGCCGCCACCGGCCTGGTCGGTGCGCTCCTCGTCGCCCACCGCCGTGCGCAGGCCGCCGCGGACCTGTCCGCCCTCGCGGCCGCGACCTCCCTGGCCGGACGGGTGGCCCACCCCGGTCGCGACCCGTGCACGGAGGCCACCGATGTCGCCGCCGCCAACGGCGCCGCGCTGGTCAGCTGCCGGATCGACGGGCGCGAGGTCGTCGTCGAGGTCCGGGTCACCGGCCCCCGGTGGCTGGGCCAGGACCAGGACCTGGTCGCCGCCGCCCGCGCCGGCCCTGGCTGA
- a CDS encoding DEAD/DEAH box helicase, producing the protein MTAQPELDVAPAGRRDPEALLDRLTALPSRADRLTHREQVPARAATTSAWPGWADPDVVAAYSARGVVLPWRHQVAAAEAAHRGEHVVVATGTASGKSLAYLLPALSDIRAARGPRGQRGASVLYLAPTKALAHDQWAAIRDLGLDVRVATHDGDSTAEEREWTRDHAEYVLSNPDMLHRSLLPGHERWTSFFRSLRYVVIDECHHYRGVFGAHVAQVVRRLRRICAFHGSSPTFVLASATVADPDVAARRMTGLDVTAVTEDGSPRGALALGLWEPPLTSYQGENGAPVRRPATAETADLLADLVIEDVRTLAFVRSRHGVETVARRAGELIAEVDPSLAGRIDSYRGGYLPEERRALEQDLRSGRLLGMAATNALELGIDISGLDAVVVTGYPGTRAAFWQQVGRAGRDGGGALGLFVARDDPLDTYLVHHPDALLGRPVEGTLFDTDNPYVLGPHLCAAAQELPVTVADRELFGPRMREVLASLVERGLLRRRTAGWYWTDRARAADLADIRSAGGAQVQLVEAGTGRVVGTVDGGRAHGTAHEGAVYLHRGETWLVESLDLDEHVATLRRADVDHTTSAREVTDIEIVEEREHVDWGPCRVTFGTVEVTSRVTSYLRRRTRTGEVIDETPLDLPPRTLSTAAVWWTVPDGVVADLLTSSGLAPADLPGAAHAAEHCSIGLLPLFATCDRWDIGGVSTAHHPDTGVLTVFVHDGHPGGAGFAERGYRTAAAWLRATRATIAACECATGCPSCIQSPKCGNGNDPLDKAGAVALLDALLREAPPAREAAE; encoded by the coding sequence ATGACCGCGCAGCCCGAGCTCGACGTCGCCCCCGCGGGGCGGCGTGACCCGGAGGCGCTCCTCGACCGGCTGACCGCGCTGCCGTCCCGGGCGGACCGGCTGACCCATCGCGAGCAGGTCCCGGCGCGGGCCGCGACGACGTCCGCGTGGCCGGGGTGGGCCGATCCGGACGTGGTGGCGGCGTACTCCGCGCGTGGGGTGGTGCTCCCCTGGCGGCACCAGGTCGCGGCGGCCGAGGCCGCCCACCGGGGTGAGCATGTCGTGGTGGCCACCGGTACGGCGTCCGGCAAGTCGCTCGCCTACCTGCTGCCCGCGCTCTCCGACATCCGCGCCGCCCGCGGCCCGCGGGGCCAGCGCGGGGCGTCGGTGCTCTACCTCGCGCCGACCAAGGCGCTCGCCCACGACCAGTGGGCGGCGATCCGCGACCTCGGCCTCGACGTCCGGGTGGCGACCCACGACGGCGACAGCACGGCCGAGGAGCGGGAGTGGACCCGCGACCACGCCGAGTACGTCCTCTCCAATCCCGACATGCTCCACCGCTCGCTGCTGCCCGGGCACGAGCGGTGGACGTCGTTCTTCCGGTCGCTGCGCTATGTCGTCATCGACGAGTGCCACCACTACCGCGGCGTGTTCGGCGCCCACGTCGCCCAGGTCGTCCGGCGGCTGCGCCGGATCTGCGCGTTCCACGGCTCCTCGCCCACCTTCGTGCTCGCCTCGGCCACGGTCGCCGACCCCGACGTGGCGGCCCGCCGGATGACCGGGCTCGACGTGACCGCGGTGACCGAGGACGGCTCGCCCCGCGGCGCGCTCGCGCTCGGGCTGTGGGAGCCGCCGCTGACGTCGTACCAGGGGGAGAACGGCGCTCCCGTCCGCCGGCCCGCGACCGCCGAGACCGCGGACCTCCTCGCCGACCTCGTGATCGAGGACGTCCGCACGCTGGCGTTCGTGCGCTCCCGGCACGGCGTCGAGACCGTCGCCCGGCGGGCGGGCGAGCTGATCGCGGAGGTCGACCCGTCGCTGGCCGGGCGGATCGACTCCTACCGCGGCGGCTACCTCCCCGAGGAGCGCCGGGCCCTGGAGCAGGACCTGCGCAGCGGCCGGCTGCTCGGCATGGCGGCCACCAACGCGCTCGAGCTCGGCATCGACATCAGCGGGCTCGACGCGGTCGTCGTCACCGGCTACCCCGGCACCCGCGCCGCCTTCTGGCAGCAGGTCGGGCGCGCGGGACGCGACGGCGGGGGCGCGCTGGGGCTGTTCGTGGCCCGCGACGACCCGCTCGACACCTACCTCGTGCACCATCCGGACGCGCTGCTCGGCCGGCCGGTCGAGGGCACCCTGTTCGACACCGACAACCCCTATGTCCTCGGGCCGCACCTGTGCGCGGCGGCCCAGGAGCTGCCGGTGACGGTGGCCGACCGGGAGCTGTTCGGGCCGCGGATGCGGGAGGTGCTCGCGTCCCTGGTCGAGCGCGGGCTGCTGCGCCGCCGGACGGCCGGCTGGTACTGGACCGATCGCGCCCGGGCCGCCGACCTCGCCGACATCCGCTCCGCCGGCGGCGCGCAGGTCCAGCTCGTCGAGGCCGGCACCGGCCGCGTGGTCGGCACCGTCGACGGCGGCCGCGCCCACGGCACCGCCCACGAGGGCGCGGTCTACCTCCATCGCGGCGAGACCTGGCTGGTCGAGTCGCTCGACCTCGACGAGCATGTCGCGACCCTCCGCCGCGCCGACGTCGACCACACCACCAGCGCGCGCGAGGTCACCGACATCGAGATCGTCGAGGAGCGCGAGCACGTCGACTGGGGGCCCTGCCGGGTCACGTTCGGCACCGTCGAGGTCACCAGCCGGGTCACGTCGTACCTGCGGCGACGGACCCGCACCGGCGAGGTGATCGACGAGACCCCGCTCGACCTCCCGCCCCGGACGCTCTCCACCGCCGCGGTCTGGTGGACCGTGCCCGACGGCGTCGTCGCCGACCTGCTCACCTCCTCCGGTCTCGCCCCGGCGGACCTGCCCGGCGCGGCCCACGCCGCCGAGCACTGCTCCATCGGCCTCCTTCCTCTCTTCGCCACCTGCGACCGGTGGGACATCGGCGGGGTCTCCACCGCCCACCACCCCGACACCGGCGTCCTCACCGTGTTCGTCCACGACGGCCACCCCGGCGGGGCCGGCTTCGCCGAGCGCGGCTACCGCACCGCCGCGGCCTGGCTGCGCGCCACCCGGGCGACCATCGCCGCCTGCGAGTGCGCCACCGGCTGCCCCTCGTGCATCCAGTCGCCGAAGTGCGGCAACGGCAACGATCCGCTCGACAAGGCCGGCGCCGTCGCCCTGCTCGACGCCCTGCTCCGCGAGGCGCCTCCGGCCCGGGAGGCCGCGGAGTAG
- a CDS encoding STAS domain-containing protein: MNLTLSTREVGGRTVVAVGGEIDVYTAPKLRDTITELVAAGTYHIVVDMQAVEFLDSTGLGVLVGGLKKVRAHDGSLELVCNAARLLKIFKITGLAKVFVIHETPEAASV, from the coding sequence GTGAATCTGACACTGTCGACGCGCGAGGTCGGTGGGCGCACCGTCGTTGCCGTGGGTGGCGAGATCGACGTCTACACCGCCCCGAAGCTGCGCGACACCATCACCGAGCTGGTGGCGGCCGGGACCTACCACATCGTCGTGGACATGCAGGCGGTCGAGTTCCTCGACTCCACCGGCCTCGGCGTCCTCGTCGGCGGCCTGAAGAAGGTCCGCGCCCACGACGGCTCCCTCGAGCTGGTCTGCAACGCCGCCCGGCTGCTCAAGATCTTCAAGATCACCGGCCTGGCCAAGGTGTTCGTCATCCACGAGACGCCCGAGGCCGCGTCCGTCTGA
- a CDS encoding sodium-translocating pyrophosphatase has protein sequence MPRPLVVDVEVTGGDLALVAIVAVIALGSLGMAVLFRSEVLRAGEGTPNMQRIAQAVQEGANAYLTRQFRTLTIFAAIAFVVLLALPAHTADDGSGLQSEWAVRIFRSVFFLVGAGFSGAVGYLGMSLAVRANLRVAAAANEQGRDPAMNIGFRTGAFVGMFTVGLGLLGASVVVIVFQESAPNVLEGFGFGAALLAMFMRVGGGIFTKAADVGADLVGKVEQNIPEDDPRNAATIADNVGDNVGDCAGMAADLFESYAVTLVAALILGSQAFGDKGLVFPLIVPAIGALSAIAGVYLTKPRAGEGGLKTINRAFYLSAAVGLVASAIAAFVYLPGDWSELGTGAEADLSPALFAAGAVAIGIVLAAAILALTGYFTGTEHRPVNDVARTSLTGHATVILSGLSVGLESAVYTAVVIGAAVFGAALLAGGTTGLALFAVALAGCGLLTTVGVIVAMDTFGPVSDNAQGIAEMSGDVSEEGAQILTELDAVGNTTKAITKGIAIATAVLAASALFASYTQSAFAEAGDVLYDDFLVYDAKLIVGALLGAGVVFLFSGLAINAVGRAAGAVVFEVRRQFREIPGIMEGTGRPEYGRVVDIVTRDSLRELATPGILAILSPIAVGFGLGVGPLAGFLVGAIASGTLMAVFLANAGGAWDNAKKLVEDGHHGGKGSEAHAATVTGDTVGDPFKDTAGPAINPLLKVMNLVSLLIVGAVVSLTYGENENDLVRILIAVAAAAGIFAAVYVSKQRSSAIGDDASEPAVAESA, from the coding sequence ATGCCCCGTCCGCTCGTCGTCGATGTCGAAGTCACCGGGGGCGATCTCGCCCTCGTGGCGATCGTGGCCGTGATCGCTCTCGGCTCCCTGGGCATGGCCGTGCTGTTCAGATCGGAGGTGCTCCGCGCCGGCGAGGGCACCCCGAACATGCAGCGCATCGCCCAGGCCGTGCAGGAGGGAGCGAACGCCTATCTCACCCGGCAGTTCCGCACCCTGACGATCTTCGCGGCCATCGCGTTCGTGGTCCTGCTGGCCCTGCCAGCGCACACCGCGGACGACGGGAGCGGGCTGCAGTCGGAGTGGGCGGTGCGGATCTTCCGCTCGGTCTTCTTCCTGGTCGGCGCCGGGTTCTCCGGGGCCGTCGGCTACCTCGGCATGTCGCTCGCCGTCCGCGCCAACCTGCGCGTCGCGGCCGCGGCCAACGAGCAGGGCCGCGACCCGGCGATGAACATCGGCTTCCGCACCGGCGCCTTCGTGGGCATGTTCACCGTCGGCCTGGGCCTGCTCGGCGCGAGCGTCGTGGTCATCGTGTTCCAGGAGTCGGCACCCAACGTGCTGGAGGGCTTCGGCTTCGGCGCCGCCCTGCTCGCGATGTTCATGCGCGTCGGCGGCGGCATCTTCACCAAGGCCGCCGACGTCGGCGCCGACCTGGTCGGCAAGGTCGAGCAGAACATCCCCGAGGACGACCCGCGCAACGCCGCGACCATCGCCGACAACGTCGGCGACAACGTCGGCGACTGCGCCGGCATGGCGGCCGACCTGTTCGAGTCGTACGCCGTCACGCTGGTCGCCGCGCTGATCCTCGGGTCGCAGGCGTTCGGCGACAAGGGCCTGGTCTTCCCGCTCATCGTCCCGGCGATCGGCGCGCTGTCCGCGATCGCGGGCGTCTACCTCACCAAGCCGCGCGCCGGCGAGGGGGGCCTGAAGACCATCAACCGGGCCTTCTACCTCTCCGCCGCCGTCGGCCTGGTCGCCAGCGCGATCGCCGCGTTCGTCTACCTGCCCGGCGACTGGAGCGAGCTCGGCACCGGCGCGGAGGCCGACCTCTCGCCGGCCCTGTTCGCCGCGGGCGCGGTCGCGATCGGCATCGTCCTCGCCGCCGCGATCCTGGCCCTCACCGGCTACTTCACCGGCACCGAGCACCGCCCGGTCAACGACGTCGCCCGCACCTCCCTCACCGGCCACGCGACGGTCATCCTCTCCGGTCTCTCGGTCGGCCTGGAGTCGGCGGTCTACACCGCGGTCGTGATCGGTGCGGCGGTCTTCGGCGCCGCGCTCCTCGCCGGCGGTACGACGGGCCTGGCGCTGTTCGCGGTCGCGCTCGCCGGCTGCGGCCTGCTCACCACCGTCGGCGTCATCGTCGCGATGGACACCTTCGGCCCGGTCTCCGACAACGCCCAGGGCATCGCGGAGATGTCCGGCGACGTCAGCGAGGAGGGCGCGCAGATCCTCACCGAGCTCGACGCGGTCGGCAACACCACCAAGGCGATCACCAAGGGCATCGCGATCGCGACCGCCGTGCTCGCGGCGAGCGCCCTGTTCGCGTCGTACACCCAGAGCGCCTTCGCCGAGGCCGGCGACGTGCTGTACGACGACTTCCTCGTCTACGACGCCAAGCTGATCGTCGGCGCCCTGCTCGGCGCGGGCGTGGTGTTCCTGTTCTCCGGCCTGGCGATCAACGCGGTCGGCCGCGCGGCGGGCGCGGTCGTGTTCGAGGTGCGCCGCCAGTTCCGGGAGATCCCTGGGATCATGGAGGGCACCGGCCGCCCGGAGTACGGCCGGGTCGTCGACATCGTCACCCGCGACTCGCTGCGCGAGCTGGCCACGCCCGGCATCCTCGCGATCCTGAGCCCGATCGCGGTCGGCTTCGGCCTCGGTGTCGGCCCGCTCGCAGGCTTCCTGGTCGGTGCGATCGCGTCCGGCACCCTGATGGCGGTCTTCCTCGCCAACGCCGGCGGCGCCTGGGACAACGCGAAGAAGCTGGTCGAGGACGGCCACCATGGCGGCAAGGGCTCCGAGGCCCACGCCGCCACCGTCACCGGCGACACCGTCGGCGACCCGTTCAAGGACACCGCCGGTCCGGCGATCAACCCGCTGCTCAAGGTGATGAACCTGGTGTCGCTGCTGATCGTCGGCGCGGTCGTCAGCCTCACCTACGGCGAGAACGAGAACGACCTCGTCCGCATCCTCATCGCCGTCGCGGCCGCCGCCGGCATCTTCGCTGCGGTGTACGTCTCCAAGCAGCGCTCCTCCGCGATCGGCGACGACGCCTCGGAGCCCGCTGTCGCCGAGTCGGCTTGA
- a CDS encoding M14 family zinc carboxypeptidase: protein MRRFLAALAAALVAVAGAAVIVPASPATATPAAAAPAPARTAAEASYVETSIVIGKSARGRKIRAFYRGEEGAPHVLLVLGQMHGDEKAGIATARWIRDHIRPRPGTGVWVVPTMNPDGNARGTRTNARGVDLNRNWPTSGWSSARRGTRYWGGPRPASEPETRAMIDFLAQVRPRYIASIHQPLRAIGRGGHGGWEKRLARNLKLPRRHLGVGNPAGTDSPTLTAWYDTTLGEYGAAVTIEYGARTTHRYRTKVAGRGIARAARIR from the coding sequence TTGAGGCGCTTCCTGGCGGCGCTGGCGGCGGCCCTCGTGGCCGTCGCCGGCGCCGCCGTCATCGTCCCCGCGTCGCCCGCCACGGCGACGCCTGCCGCCGCGGCGCCCGCACCCGCCCGGACGGCCGCGGAGGCTTCGTACGTCGAGACCTCCATTGTGATCGGGAAGTCCGCCCGCGGCCGCAAGATCCGGGCGTTCTACCGCGGCGAGGAGGGCGCCCCGCACGTCCTGCTGGTCCTCGGCCAGATGCACGGTGACGAGAAGGCCGGGATCGCGACCGCACGGTGGATCCGCGACCACATCAGGCCCAGGCCCGGCACCGGTGTGTGGGTGGTGCCGACGATGAACCCCGACGGCAACGCCCGCGGCACCCGCACCAACGCCCGCGGCGTCGACCTCAACCGCAACTGGCCCACCAGCGGCTGGTCGAGCGCGCGCCGCGGGACCCGCTACTGGGGCGGCCCGCGCCCGGCGAGCGAGCCGGAGACCCGCGCGATGATCGACTTCCTGGCCCAGGTGCGCCCGCGCTACATCGCCTCGATCCACCAGCCGCTCCGCGCGATCGGCCGCGGCGGCCACGGCGGCTGGGAGAAGCGACTGGCCCGCAACCTCAAGCTGCCCCGCCGCCACCTCGGCGTCGGCAACCCGGCCGGCACCGACTCACCGACGCTGACCGCCTGGTACGACACCACGCTCGGCGAGTACGGCGCCGCCGTCACCATCGAGTACGGCGCCCGCACCACCCACCGCTACCGCACCAAGGTCGCCGGCCGCGGCATCGCCCGCGCTGCCCGCATCCGCTGA
- a CDS encoding Ig-like domain-containing protein has product MTTTLRLGRPVLAVLVALLLGTGLLRPAPAAADQPGGWYDGGIGYTQVINCFGLIQGTPYTEAGIGAYAGYWADPDSGVPAVGQTFWIHYAVYGMGNPCVGGTYFHPTISLPAGVTFDTSQQIRCGYDGSGGAAPQGNCPGWANMSGGSYYNDRDSGLWGVAQGHHWEFQFPVKATQPLSGASLTIGVKTIDGNNDATVTLRAPIYVFGAGGTGQPGSPHQVLYSNPSSVNTATDPDGGATRYGFISYFQAITNNLGGSIGVDLSTNASTPQWSKSLAYGGGDPAVYLWTDWNEPEFPTLSPGTTYYWRGRFTPTGGTTTYGAWQSFTTATAGAGGGASTGTGPLGSTGGGLPGGLSGSSSLGGALTAIKASATVKAKAKGKLRAGRKGKLTVTVSSARGASGTVTVTRKGKVIGTGVLAGGKAVVKLRKLKAGKHKLVVSYAGDAAVHPASAKAKVVVRR; this is encoded by the coding sequence GTGACCACGACCCTGCGCCTCGGGCGCCCCGTCCTCGCCGTCCTCGTCGCGCTCCTCCTCGGGACCGGCCTGCTCCGTCCGGCCCCCGCCGCGGCCGACCAGCCGGGCGGCTGGTACGACGGCGGCATCGGCTACACGCAGGTGATCAACTGCTTCGGGCTGATCCAGGGCACGCCGTACACCGAGGCCGGGATCGGTGCGTACGCCGGCTACTGGGCCGACCCGGACAGCGGCGTGCCCGCCGTCGGGCAGACGTTCTGGATCCACTACGCCGTCTACGGCATGGGCAACCCGTGCGTCGGCGGCACCTACTTCCACCCGACGATCTCGCTGCCCGCGGGCGTCACCTTCGACACCTCCCAGCAGATCCGGTGCGGGTACGACGGCAGCGGCGGCGCGGCTCCCCAGGGCAACTGCCCGGGCTGGGCCAACATGTCCGGCGGCAGCTACTACAACGACCGCGACTCCGGCCTGTGGGGCGTGGCGCAGGGCCACCACTGGGAGTTCCAGTTCCCGGTGAAGGCGACCCAGCCGCTGTCCGGGGCGAGCCTGACCATCGGGGTCAAGACGATCGACGGCAACAACGACGCCACGGTCACCCTGCGCGCGCCGATCTACGTGTTCGGCGCGGGCGGCACCGGCCAGCCCGGCTCCCCGCACCAGGTGCTCTACAGCAACCCGTCCTCGGTGAACACCGCGACCGACCCCGACGGCGGCGCGACCCGGTACGGCTTCATCTCCTACTTCCAGGCGATCACGAACAACCTCGGCGGCTCGATCGGCGTCGACCTGAGCACGAACGCCTCGACCCCGCAGTGGTCGAAGTCCCTGGCGTACGGCGGCGGCGACCCCGCGGTCTACCTGTGGACCGACTGGAACGAGCCGGAGTTCCCGACCCTGAGCCCCGGCACGACCTATTACTGGCGCGGCAGGTTCACGCCGACCGGCGGCACCACGACGTACGGCGCCTGGCAGTCCTTCACGACCGCAACGGCCGGCGCCGGCGGCGGCGCGTCCACCGGCACCGGTCCGCTCGGCAGCACCGGCGGTGGACTGCCCGGGGGCCTCTCCGGCAGCAGCTCCCTCGGCGGCGCGCTGACCGCGATCAAGGCGAGCGCGACGGTCAAGGCCAAGGCGAAGGGCAAGCTCCGGGCCGGCAGGAAGGGCAAGCTGACGGTCACCGTCTCCTCCGCCCGCGGCGCCTCCGGCACGGTCACCGTCACGCGCAAGGGCAAGGTGATCGGCACCGGTGTCCTCGCCGGCGGCAAGGCCGTCGTGAAGCTGAGGAAGCTCAAGGCCGGCAAGCACAAGCTCGTCGTGAGCTACGCCGGCGACGCCGCGGTGCACCCCGCGAGCGCGAAGGCGAAGGTCGTCGTACGCCGGTAG
- a CDS encoding YciI family protein, producing MTNYLMSVHGPAEVTDEFYGYGSKEEMEQSFADTGAFNDRIKEEGYWVFAGGLAPATTATVVDGQGEAPVVTDGPYLETKEVIGGFWVIDVPDLATAQGLAADASRACRGKVEVRPFDGLA from the coding sequence ATGACGAACTACCTGATGTCCGTGCACGGGCCCGCCGAGGTGACCGACGAGTTCTACGGCTACGGGTCGAAGGAGGAGATGGAGCAGTCCTTCGCCGACACCGGCGCCTTCAACGACCGGATCAAGGAGGAGGGCTACTGGGTGTTCGCCGGCGGCCTGGCCCCCGCCACGACCGCGACCGTGGTCGACGGGCAGGGCGAGGCGCCGGTCGTGACCGACGGGCCCTACCTCGAGACCAAGGAGGTCATCGGCGGCTTCTGGGTGATCGACGTGCCGGACCTCGCGACGGCGCAGGGCCTGGCCGCCGACGCGTCGAGGGCGTGCCGGGGCAAGGTCGAGGTCCGGCCGTTCGACGGCCTCGCCTGA